In one Myxocyprinus asiaticus isolate MX2 ecotype Aquarium Trade chromosome 29, UBuf_Myxa_2, whole genome shotgun sequence genomic region, the following are encoded:
- the LOC127420281 gene encoding tetratricopeptide repeat protein 39B: MARVGTAAEPDEDCFEDAYDRIPVASKMDLHTSIEECTMALNLFLNNKFSEALDLLKPWSKDSMYHALGYSSILAMQATMTFEHRDIQTGMETIKEALHTCQRFRKRSSVAHSISSLMSRQTPDSLKDEEMHAEICYAECLLQKATLTFVQDENMISFIKGGIKIRTSYQIYKDCQNVLNMSQGVGRDSEAFKQFEGGVKMGIGSFNLMLSLLPARILRLLEFIGFSGNREFGLSQLRDGASSPSLRSILCILTLLFYHTYVCLILGTGEGNLVEAEALLEPYVEKFPSGSIILFYSARITLLWGNFEKAVLKFEECVSVQQQWRQIHHLCYWELMWCHSFQQQWKDAYRYADLLCRESRWSKATYVYQKAAILSMMSEEDVKKTGENIVELFRQVEGLKQRLAGKSIPTEKFAVRKSRRYSSPTPVKLVIPVLEMMYVWNGFTIVGKRADATESLLITIESAEEQLHNDPNPSEYHPDDTCLVQMLKGLCLKHLGRLMQAELCFTQVLSSEKRIRYDHYLIPFTLYELGLLYKQQGDFIKATRAIEDAKLNYKDYSMESRLHFRIHAALSSLKSSPTNSP, from the exons GACTGTTTTGAAGATGCTTACGATCGCATCCCAGT ggcgTCTAAGATGGACTTGCATACTTCTATCGAGGAGTGCACTATGGCTCTGAACCTCTTTCTCAATAACAAGTTCTCTGAAGCGCTGGACCTCCTCAAACCCTG gtctAAAGACAGCATGTATCATGCGTTGGGCTACAGCAGTATTCTGGCGATGCAGGCCACTATGACATTTGAGCACAGAGACATTCAGACCGGTATGGAGACCATCAAAGAGGCTTTACACACATGCCAGAG ATTCAGGAAACGGAGCTCAGTGGCACATTCCATCTCAAGCCTGATGAGCAGACAAACACCAGACAGCCTGAAAGATG aggagATGCATGCAGAGATCTGCTATGCAGAGTGTCTGCTGCAAAAAGCCACACTAACATTTGTACAG gATGAAAACATGATTAGTTTTATTAAAGGAGGAATCAAAATACGCACAAGTTATCAAATCTACAA ggaCTGCCAAAATGTGTTGAACATGTCTCAGGGAGTGGGCAGAGACAGCGAGGCCTTCAAACAGTTTGAAGGCGGAGTCAAGATGGGGATTGGCTCCTTTAACCTG ATGCTGTCTCTGTTACCTGCACGAATCCTTCGACTGCTGGAGTTCATCGGCTTCTCAGGAAACAGA GAGTTTGGTTTGTCTCAGTTGCGAGACGGCGCCAGCAGTCCCAGTCTCAGATCTATACTGTGTATTCTGACGCTGCTGTTTTACCACACTTATGTCTGTCTCATACTGG gcacTGGTGAGGGGAACCTTGTGGAGGCAGAAGCTCTGTTAGAGCCGTATGTAGAAAAATTTCCTAGT GGCTCAATAATCCTGTTTTACTCCGCGAGGATCACATTACTGTGGGGAAACTTTGAGAAG GCAGTATTGAAGTTTGAGGAGTGTGTCTCAGTGCAGCAACAGTGGCGTCAGATTCATCATCTGTGTTATTGGGAGTTGATGTGGTGTCACTCGTTCCAACAGCAGTGGAAAGATGCGTATCGATATGCTGATCTGCTGTGCAGAGAGAGCCGCTGGTCtaaa GCCACCTATGTGTATCAGAAAGCTGCTATACTCAGTATGATGTCCGAGGAAGACGTTAAGAAGACTGGAGAGAATATAGTGGAGTTATTTAGGCAG GTGGAGGGGTTAAAGCAGCGTTTGGCCGGTAAGTCCATCCCGACTGAGAAGTTTGCCGTGAGGAAATCACGCAGGTACTCGTCACCTACGCCAGTCAAACTGGTGATTCCTGTACTG GAAATGATGTATGTGTGGAATGGCTTCACCATCGTTGGCAAACGTGCAGATGCCACAGAGAGTCTTCTGATCACCATTGAGAGCGCAGAAGAGCAACTGCACAATGACCCCA ACCCCTCGGAGTATCACCCCGATGACACGTGTTTGGTTCAGATGTTGAAGGGTTTGTGTTTGAAGCATTTGGGTCGATTAATGCAAGCAGAGCTGTGTTTCACTCAGGTGCTCAGCAG cGAGAAGCGCATCCGTTACGATCATTACCTGATCCCTTTCACTCTATATGAGCTGGGGTTACTCTATAAGCAACAGGGTGATTTCATCAAAGCCACACGAGCCATCGAGGACGCCAA GTTGAATTATAAGGATTATTCTATGGAGTCTCGACTTCATTTCCGTATCCACGCGGCTCTCAGCAGTCTTAAGAGTTCTCCAACAAACTCGCCTTGA